The sequence atcaccgattttagaaaatagtggattaaacctggttttatctACTGTTTTGTCTTGGACATTTatgcagaaaaaaacaacaaaaatctaAAAGAAGAATATATCCTGGCATTGTTGCCTCACTAAACTCACTCGCACAATTATTTAAagacattttctatgtttagtggaccttgaaattggggtcaaaactcttatttggcagtaaaattagaaagaatatatcatagggaacatgtgtactaatttTTAAGctaattggacttcaacttcatcaaaaacttaccatgatcaaaaactttaacctgaagccaGACACACAGACTTACAGACAGAAGATCAGACAGACCCACataccaaaaaacataatgctcatAAGTGGGGCTTTAAACTGACAAAAGAACAACcttattgttgttttaatttttttacattgaaagaCCAAGAATTACTAGAAAAGTAAACATTAGTGATTCATACAAGTCATTATATACATTATCTACtgaggttaaaaaaaatgtttcattgttcgTTAAGAATTAGGTTtgaacatgtaaataaaattgtgagAGCATAAGAGCAATAACTCAAACAAGCATTAGAATACTTTTGAAACTTCTGTCACAAATTTGTAATGCTTTACTCCATTCCAAACCCAAGCTGATCAAAGAAAATAAGAGGAACACACAGGTCTATATACAAATGGAAGAACaaatgccattttgtttttaagattcaatttaaaatgtgttttgaatcaattATCAAACAACCTGAAGCCCGTTGTTGCCCAGTCCACATCTTTGTTTATATGagatattataatttatattccaaatatgtaaaactactaaaatacatgctttgttagaaaatatgattttatatattgaatattgCCATTAGTATAAAGTAAACTTGTGATCCTTATCGAGAATTACACCAAAGCCAAACTATTGTTTACTAAATTTTAGTAAGTAGGCTAAAGTGATAAAAGGGAAATAATTCAAATGGGAATTGTTTTGAAACTAGCTTTGAAGACAAGAATCAGCAGTTTATTTTGATTATCAACATGTAAGTGATTTAGTCTATTACCAGTACTTTATAAAAagaattcttctttttttttatattgcaattaaaagtaattaataaaatataaatagaagGCTTAAAATGTAACAGTAATTAAGGCCCagtaaaaagaaattgtttttaagtatatttaattttaaattgagGTATAACTTAAGTATTACAGAAGATTAGAGTTCCTACATGTCCTCCATCATTGTCCATCACGTCCTCCATCTTTTCCATCATGTCCAATcaaattcatacaaaaaaaaaaggtttcatGTCGCCTACATTGCAATTGTCCATATAACTTACGGTATATTTCAGAGGGACTTTTTGGGGTTACTAAAAAAAGTCATACAGGCTTTACAATgtgttaaattcaattttattaccAGGTGGGCATTACTCCATTATATTAGTTGATCATCAATGTACTGTCAAAGCCTATTATAATCCTCTTTTTTACCATGTTACAAGTGTAcatcaattttgtttaaacttgATTGCTCTATCGGGTTGATATCTATCAAAGAagcatatttaaattattttttatctaaagtTAATACTGTTCTAAAGTTTTAGTGGCTGATACAGAACTTTTTTTTCCATAGGCTAATGGACATAGGTCCatcacagtggcggatccagaaattttcataagtggggggccgctccagtcacgcttcagtgattccctatataagcaaccaaattttttccctaaatccgcctctggatTAGGAAAGCCGCAGTGGTGgatctagtccaaataattatgatgtcttgaaaggctttcaagacgtcataattatttggactatggtggatccagaaattttcacaagtggggcccactgactgacctaagagggagcctgctccagtcacgcttcaatgattccctatataagcaaccaaatgaTTTCCCAAAAAGGTGGGGCCCACCTCCCCTCCCCCCTAAATCGGCCTCTGAGCCACCTCCCAAAACatcaataattgtattatacattgtaaaatGTAGACTGTTAACAGAATATGGGTCAGGTTAGGGTATTCATTTGAAGTCAAAGTCAAACATTTTccaaagaaaaggaaaaataacCCAAAATTGGCAAAAATAAAAAGGGGGGATACAGATTTTAAGTATCGATGCCTAATTCAATAAATCAGTTTGATGATGGCAAAATGTTTTCTCATCATTCTTTTTAAACGATTTACATAAACAGTTAAGCTACTCAGAGTAGTAGAAGtcttttcaaacttttatcTTCAACATTATTCCATGGTTCTTGATTTCCCGccaaaaattatgttttctaaATTTGGAATAAAGGCGTCATGCGTAACATTCCGGATGAGATGAAAAAGATCTCGTAAGTGTTAAACCAAAATTACGACACAGCACGTGGACAAAAGATCTGAGCAAgagattaaatcaaatataaacacaagaaaaaaatcttttaaaatatttatcctactttttcatatttgtatactatattttgaaattctttatgATTCAACCTAAGGATTTCAATACCTATCATACACTGAAATGATCTGAAATACACACTTCTTCCTCATATCCCTCTCcacttagtttaaacatattttatttgcaaaattagCAAAAGGGATTGGACACAAGTAATAACAACATTAGAGACGTCCTCtcccaatataaatataaacacaaagtaCATTAGATAATGacggaaaaaaaacatagtagGAATGCATGTACATACTACAAACgagaattagaaataaaaataaaaaatacaatatgataaggaataataatgaaacaaCTGGACTGGAGTGAAAGGTTGTAAAGTAGAAATTTAGAATGTTAATTGAGTGTTTTAAATCTTTGTGTTATTCTGATATAAGATTGTACGGACTCAAAAAATGTCTTTGTTTTGCTGAAAATAAAGGTTACTGGCCATCACCAGCTAATAGACGCTCAATGGATATAGcatatctttctaattttgaaaacagtattTCTCTTGCTTCGTTGTGAAAAGCGCACTCTAAAAAATAGTGTATACTATCCTAAGCAGGGTGTCCACAACTGCATACGGGACTGGGTTTATTATTAACACGAAGTAAATCTGAATTTTAAGAACTGCACATCTTTCTCAAACGTGTGTGAATGATATTAAGTTTTCTATCCCCACAACTAAAATAGGAAGGTGGCTGTATCAATTTGGACTTCATCtttcgtttaaaaatatttatattttttgacgtACGTATGTCGGGGTTAAGGCTATTCCATTCAAAAGTAGTGGATGGGAAAAGGATTTTCTAGTTATGTCTAGTCTATAACCGGGTACTACATAATTATTACTGTTTCACAAATCGTAGTTAGATACTTGACCAACAAGCGGAGGCATTAAATCACAGAGATAATCAGGTGCAGTCCCATTATGTAAAGAATAGAACATATCGAGCTTTCTGGATTTTCTTCTGTCCACAAGCAATTGCCAgccagtttcaaaatatatagcttcCCGACTAGCAAACACGGGCAACCTAGTTACTAACCTCCCTTGTTCTAACTGAACATGTTCTAAATTGTCGGCTTCTTGTTGAGTACAACCATCCCATAACGCACATGCATATTCCATAACAggttttataaaagttaaatatatacgAGCAAGACAATTTCTATtcaatacatatttcattttttaagaacATTTAATCTTGTGCTTGCACACGTTAAAATGTTTTCTATATGCGTATGGAATTTACCATTGGAATCACAAGTAATCCCGAAGTCGGTTTATGACAGGAGACAAATTCTACTGattggttttgaaattctatTTCAATATCATCTGGGGAAGTATGGCAGGAGAATATCAAAGCCTTTGTCTTATTAGggttaatataatttaataagccAATCTTTAAACCATAGtgagggttacgatccacttcCCTCCTCTCTTCTAGCGAAGATGCAGTTTCATATGagcttttttttgtgtgttctACGGTTTGTTCAAAACTAGAGTGATCAAAGATGTTagtatgttaattttattatatagtaTGTTAAATATTTGAGATGATTACATAATGTCAATgcccgtatcatgccaacaactgttttttttagaagattcttagaataatgtgtttatttccgatgcaaaaaaaactatgatagaatcaatattaaaactaaaaaaagacATCTTCAATGACCTGACATCAGTATCGCAACTATATCTCTACTAAAAAAAAGTCTGTTTTAAAAAggttagaaaattaaaaataaattatttcatcGAAATCGATTTCTTgatgcaattttttttccttctttttttttatatgattttttttgtttttctcgttTGTTCAAAACATAATGATATAAATACTCTTGTAAACGTTTATTTGTTCCGGCCGCAAAACAGATGTTCCActacaaaatatgttattatacaATGCCATACAGGCATCCTCATATAGCTGTTCCtgttgaaacaaatattctatgaCAATCTTCCATTAATATATATAGAGTATGGCGGCCTTGATATGACTTGATGGGCCGTGGGACCGTTAcaaacagatatatattattcaaTGATAGGCGTGACTGTTAAACAAGGACCAATTTTACAATGGGAAGGCATTGAAACAGAAATTCTTCACGTCATAATGAAATGATGGACGAACGTTGTCGTTGGTGAACACGTTGCTCAGTGACTGGTTTACGTCTGGTCAAACGGCGGCAGTTGCAAGATGCggcttttctttttatttcagtacCTACTTTTTCTttcctgttttgttttctttactaGGGAAGCGGCCGATTATTTGTGGTAAGTGATACAGACTACATATGTTTACATAGTCTGAATTTCTTTATACAATGCtgtcattatttttcttaattattgcacatttatctgttaaaaaaatgatttagctGTTTCTCTCTTTCTCTGTCTTTTGAGTTATATATTTAAGCGAACAATACTtcaaaaaagcaataaaatcaaaaatcaaacagacattTAGAATAAACTGTTGGTATAACCATTGACTGCACATAATCACCAATTGCTAAATAATTGTTCTGTTTTTAGTCAGTCTGCACTGGAGGATGTGAGTTATTTTACACTGTTACTGAGGAAGATACTAACTTTATTCAATAGTTCATACTACACAGTCCCGTATCCGTGTTTACTACACGAAGCTCTAGAAGTAAGtaacaaatagaaaaagttACTATTTCATAAAGATACAGATAAAGAGATTTCAATGATCATGAActggtatcttttttttttttattaaatataaactcATGAAATATTGACGGCCAAATATGCGGTTTGGTGTTTTCGTAAATCGACAAAGACAAAACAAGACAAATTAATACTTACAACAAGTCAAGAGGCTGAGTGATCTAGATTTACAATTGAACTCTATCAAGTGAAAACAAAATGGAAACCTTTTAATGGGTAATACATTATTAAggctttctcgtttgaattatttttatttaggggccttttacagatgactatgcggtatggtcgTACGGttacatatagttgttaatttctgtgtcatttggtctcttgtggagatttgtctcattggcaatcattccacaacttatatatataaatactccTAGTTTTATAGTTCTTCAATCTTATATATGACGAAGTACATTcatattattgttatttcagTTCCCCTTGATGCTATTGATCAGAATAGTGTTTGCCTACACTTGTACCCTTGTGGTTACTCTAGGAGTTATTTTTCTTGAGTAAGTATTTACGCTTTACACacgtatatataaaagtattcaaATATGCAACTCACCAAACCTAAATAGCCTTTTCTTTGgtctttaaactttttattattttgaatttaaaatgtatatttatattattgcgTATTCtcagttgaaaaaaattattatactaagtatatacatgtaaaagtctGTTGTATTGTCCAGATTTTTTATAGTCCTTTTTATGTACTTAAAGGGTTGCAAGTTTTCTTCTGGGGTATTGTCCAGTATTTTGGTAATCTGTTTTATGTACTAACAgtttttcacatattttatcttttcagaTGGATAGTTGTCAGAGCCAGCCACGAATGCACGTGCTTGCCATAAACTCTGTAATCGTGTACCATGTGAAtgtaacttttgtttttaataaaataatttctcaTATTAACTTAAAATGTTGTAAACACTTCTGGTCCCACATCATCTGTCCATACTTAAATTTTAGCAAAACACCACAgtagatataaaaagaagatgtggtatgattgccaatgagacaactcgcaAGAAGAGACCAattaacacagaaattaacaactatagagaccgttcggccttcaacaatgagcaaagccaataccgcattgtcagctataaaaaaaacGGCTTCTCAGACTGTTTA is a genomic window of Mytilus trossulus isolate FHL-02 chromosome 1, PNRI_Mtr1.1.1.hap1, whole genome shotgun sequence containing:
- the LOC134706439 gene encoding uncharacterized protein LOC134706439; this encodes MRLFFLFQYLLFLSCFVFFTREAADYLCQSALEDVSYFTLLLRKILTLFNSSYYTVPYPCLLHEALEFPLMLLIRIVFAYTCTLVVTLGVIFLEWIVVRASHECTCLP